A stretch of DNA from Methanobrevibacter gottschalkii DSM 11977:
GCTGATGGGTTTAAGGTTGGTTTAAAGTTTAGGGAATGATACTTTCTAAGATTTTTACTGTTGCAATAGCAATAGTTGATATTGCAATAGTTGTCAATGCAACATTTATATAGTATGAAAACACAATGTTATAAATATGAAATCATTAGTGACATATTATTCAAGATCAGATATAACAAAAAAATTAGCCGAAGACATTGCTAACCAATTAAACTGTGACATTGAAGAAATCAAACCTAAAGTAGATTATCATGGAAAATTAGGTTATGCACGTGGAATTAAAGATGGTAGAGCAGGTAAAATTGTGGAATTGGAATCATTAAAATACAATCCGCAGGATTATGATGTAGTATATGTTGGAGGGCCAGTATGGGCCGCTAAAGCTGCAAATCCTGTGATTTCATATTTAAAAGAAAATGAAGGCAAATTTAATAATGTTAAATTCTTCATAACAGCCGGAAGCAAAGGCTTTGAATCCAGCTTGGAACAAATGGAAAACACCTCAATGAAACCACTTAAAACTTTACAGTTGAGAGCTAAAGAAGTTAAAAACGAAGATTATGATTTAACATCCTTTTTAGAATAAATGAGGCGGAAAATGATTAATGAAGAATTTAGACTCATTGATGCTTCAGAACTTCCGATCAGTAAACTGATAACGATCATTGCAAAATGCCAGTCATTTTACTTGAACAATATGTTAAATGAATCGGGCATTAATTCAACACAACTGCACATTCTCTTTGAAATATCCCATCAGAACAACATTAATCAGGAAAAAATAGCTGCTAGATGCAGCATCAACAAAGGTGCTGTTGCAAGATCCATTAAAAAGTTGGAGGATATGGGATTAGTCATAAGGGAAATCGATGAAAACAATAGGCGGCAAAATAAAGTTTCCCTAACACAAAAAGGAGAGGAGCTATTGAACAAAAGTATTAAAATCCTCAATGATCTGGAACAGGAAGTATTTGATGATGAAACAATAAATAAAGAAGAATTGCAGAATGTTTTAAAGGAAATTACAATAAAGATTATGGAAATAACTGAAAGGGAGGTAAAAAATTGAGCAAAAATGATAATATCAAAATAATAACTGGTGATCCTAAAAAAGCTATTGTTAAATTAGCCATCCCTATGATGATTTCAATGTTACTCATCATGATGTATAATATTGCAGATAGTATCTGGGTAGCGGGACTCGGTGCAGATGCTCTTGCTGCAATCGGATTTATTACACCGCTGTTTATGGTTTTAGTTGGACTTGGAAACGGTATAGGTGCCGGGGCAAATTCTTTAATTGCAAGAAACATTGGTGCTAAAAATTACAAACAAGCAAACAACTCCGGATTACATGCCATCTTATTGTCTGTAATTGTATCAGTAATATTTACCATTTTAATTGAAGGATTTATGGTGCCTATATTGCAGTTTATGGGAGCCGGAGATACAATCCAATATGCAATGGACTACAGTTATATCATATTCGGATTCCTGTTCATATTTGTATACTCAGGAGTTGCATCTGCCATATTTAGATCAGAAGGAGACATGAAACGTTCAACAATTGCGATTGCAATCACTGCCGTTTTAAATATTATTTTGGATCCGATATTCATTTACATATTAAACCTTGGAATTGCAGGTGCCGCCTGGGCAACAGTAATATCTGCAACAATGTCCTGTGTTATTATGAGTTATTGGATATGGGGTAAAAAAGACTTATACCTTGATTTGTCCCTTAAGAACTTTGATTATCAAACAAGTTTAATGGTGGATACCCTGCAGGTTGCCATACCTTCAACATTAGAAAATATAGTATTTTCCGCCCTTGCAATCATTATTAACAGCATGCTAGTTCTTGCAGCAGGAACCACCGCAGTAGCAGTATATACCGCATCAATGAGAATTGTGCAATTAGCGATGATTCCCCTAATCGGTCTTGGAACAGCGGTTCTTACAGTTGCAGGTGTTGCATATGGTGCACATAACTACAAGAATTTAAAAACCGCACATTCCTACTCAATAAAAGTTGGTTTTTTAATCTCAATCATACTTGGAGCAATCATGTTTGTATTTTCAAGCCCAATTGCAACAATATTTTCATATACTGCAGCCAGTGCAAGCCTGTCACCTCAAATCGCAACTGCAATATCTGTATTAAGCCTCTTTGTCCTTGCAATTCCTCATGGAATAATGTCTT
This window harbors:
- a CDS encoding MATE family efflux transporter — protein: MSKNDNIKIITGDPKKAIVKLAIPMMISMLLIMMYNIADSIWVAGLGADALAAIGFITPLFMVLVGLGNGIGAGANSLIARNIGAKNYKQANNSGLHAILLSVIVSVIFTILIEGFMVPILQFMGAGDTIQYAMDYSYIIFGFLFIFVYSGVASAIFRSEGDMKRSTIAIAITAVLNIILDPIFIYILNLGIAGAAWATVISATMSCVIMSYWIWGKKDLYLDLSLKNFDYQTSLMVDTLQVAIPSTLENIVFSALAIIINSMLVLAAGTTAVAVYTASMRIVQLAMIPLIGLGTAVLTVAGVAYGAHNYKNLKTAHSYSIKVGFLISIILGAIMFVFSSPIATIFSYTAASASLSPQIATAISVLSLFVLAIPHGIMSSMMFQGVGKGTYSLLITLLRSLILETVFAYLFCFTFGWGLTGIYAGVVFGCFVGGTIGYVWAKLFIRRFKQIAIRKYAPQEN
- a CDS encoding flavodoxin; the encoded protein is MKSLVTYYSRSDITKKLAEDIANQLNCDIEEIKPKVDYHGKLGYARGIKDGRAGKIVELESLKYNPQDYDVVYVGGPVWAAKAANPVISYLKENEGKFNNVKFFITAGSKGFESSLEQMENTSMKPLKTLQLRAKEVKNEDYDLTSFLE
- a CDS encoding MarR family winged helix-turn-helix transcriptional regulator — protein: MINEEFRLIDASELPISKLITIIAKCQSFYLNNMLNESGINSTQLHILFEISHQNNINQEKIAARCSINKGAVARSIKKLEDMGLVIREIDENNRRQNKVSLTQKGEELLNKSIKILNDLEQEVFDDETINKEELQNVLKEITIKIMEITEREVKN